A single region of the Procambarus clarkii isolate CNS0578487 chromosome 94, FALCON_Pclarkii_2.0, whole genome shotgun sequence genome encodes:
- the LOC123747404 gene encoding cuticle protein AM1274-like gives MKLIVLVALVAVAVADKLPLNTPPVAILRSQQVNPDELGAHSSDFEAENGIKVQFSGSETATGGARLVGSYSYPQEDGSLATVEFVADENGYQPQSDLLPVAPEFPHPIPQFVLDQIAFAEEERKRKEREGN, from the exons ATGAAGCTG ATCGTGCTGGTTGCTCTTGTGGCTGTGGCAGTGGCCGACAAGCTGCCCCTCAACACTCCACCAGTCGCCATCCTCCGCAGCCAGCAGGTCAACCCCGACGAGCTCGGTGCCCACAGCTCCGACTTCGAGGCTGAAAACGGCATCAAGGTCCAGTTCTCTGGCTCTGAAACTGCCACTGGAGGAGCTAGACTTGTCGGCTCATATTC CTACCCTCAGGAGGACGGCAGTTTAGCGACGGTAGAGTTCGTAGCTGACGAGAACGGCTACCAGCCCCAGTCCGACCTGCTGCCCGTGGCCCCGGAGTtcccccaccccatcccccaGTTCGTCCTCGACCAGATCGCCTTCGCCGAGGAGGAGAGGAAGCGCAAGGAACGCGAAGGAAACTAA